One Diospyros lotus cultivar Yz01 chromosome 1, ASM1463336v1, whole genome shotgun sequence genomic window carries:
- the LOC127787388 gene encoding uncharacterized protein LOC127787388: MLDQYCWQRPPVFRGKAGDDPSTAEYWMEQTKKLLQHLQCSNEEKVNYATFMLEEEAARWWQSAQRALQRTPRQAAQDLRPRQAQAITWEAFKEVFNAKYFPQSWKEERTWEFMNLKQTNEMSVTQYDVKFTQLIRYMPMYETDERQKAQKFMSGLKVDLQQVLSSCTINTYNEALDRALTTEMNLLRVGLIRSDEKKRDLKAP, from the coding sequence ATGCTGGATCAGTATTGCTGGCAAAGACCCCCGGTGTTTAGAGGAAAAGCGGGAGACGACCCCAGTACAGCCGAGTACTGGATGGAGCAAACTAAGAAGCTACTCCAACATCTGCAGTGCAGTAACGAAGAGAAGGTTAACTACGCTACATTCATGCTCGAGGAAGAGGCTGCacgatggtggcaatcagcCCAACGAGCCCTACAAAGGACACCCAGGCAGGCAGCACAAGATCTAAGGCCGAGACAAGCTCAGGCGATAACCTGGGAAGCATTTAAGGAAGTTTTCAATGCTAAGTACTTTCCCCAAAGctggaaggaagagagaacttGGGAATTCATGAACTTAAAGCAGACTAACGAAATGTCAGTAACCCAATACGATGTCAAGTTCACCCAACTGATCAGATACATGCCTATGTACGAAACAGACGAAAGGCAGAAGGCGCAGAAATTCATGAGTGGATTAAAAGTGGATCTACAACAAGTTCTCAGCTCATGTACCATCAACACTTACAACGAGGCGCTGGATAGGGCTCTGACCACCGAGATGAATCTACTGCGTGTAGGATTGATAAGATCcgatgaaaagaaaagagatttgAAAGCCCCATAG
- the LOC127793553 gene encoding MLO-like protein 6, whose translation MAAGTGGRSLEQTPTWAVAAVCFCLVAISIFIEHIIHLIGKWLRRKHKRALYEALEKIKSELMLLGFISLLLTVGQSLISNICISKGAGNTWHPCDKSQEEESTKNGEGEGHRRKLLQAIVSSPGGSFRRVLASTGTDKCAERGKVAFVSAEGIHQLHIFIFVLAIFHVICCVFTMAFGRAKMRSWKAWEKETRTAEYQFSHDPERFRFARDTSFGRRHLSFWTNKPLLLWIVCFFRQFVRSVPKVDYLTLRHGFIMAHLSPHSHTKFNFQKYINRSLEEDFKVVVGISPPIWLFAMVFLLLNTHGLYSYFWLPFIPLIIILLVGTKLQVIISKMGLRMIERGEVVRGVPVVQPRDDLFWFNRPSLILYLINFVLFQNAFQLAFFAWTWFEFGLRSCFHEHLDDVIIRISMGILIEILCSYVTLPLYALVTQMGSTMKPTIFNERVAAALRNWHRTAKKHVKELTKQSGSVTPMSSRPATPSHHTSPVHLFRFYRREMDSVQTSPRKSNFDADQQWDTEGSPSHHHHVDLQDYIEEEDGGFNAPSSSGQVAPLPQKEIGLKDFSFDRRGA comes from the exons ATGGCGGCTGGTACCGGAGGAAGGTCTTTGGAGCAGACTCCGACGTGGGCCGTCGCTGCTGTTTGCTTTTGTTTGGTTGCGATTTCCATCTTCATCGAGCACATCATCCATCTTATAGGAAAG TGGCTGAGGAGGAAACATAAGAGAGCCCTTTACGAAGCGCTTGAGAAGATCAAATCGG AGCTTATGTTGTTGGGATTCATATCGCTGCTGCTAACAGTGGGACAAAGCCTGATTTCGAACATATGCATATCAAAGGGCGCGGGGAACACGTGGCATCCATGTGACAAGAGCCAAGAAGAAGAGAGCACGAAAAATGGCGAAGGAGAAGGACACCGCCGGAAGCTTCTGCAGGCGATTGTTTCAAGCCCTGGCGGAAGTTTCCGGCGCGTTCTGGCCTCGACTGGCACGGACAAATGCGCCGAGAGG GGCAAAGTGGCGTTCGTGTCGGCCGAGGGGATTCACCAGCTTCACATCTTCATCTTCGTGCTGGCCATCTTTCACGTCATTTGCTGCGTTTTCACCATGGCTTTTGGCCGAGCCAAG ATGAGAAGTTGGAAGGCCTGGGAAAAAGAGACAAGAACAGCCGAATACCAATTCTCACACG ATCCGGAGAGGTTTAGATTTGCAAGAGACACTTCATTTGGGAGAAGGCACTTGAGCTTCTGGACAAACAAGCCTCTTCTCCTCTGGATT GTCTGCTTCTTCAGGCAATTTGTGAGATCGGTTCCAAAAGTTGATTACCTCACCCTCCGCCATGGGTTTATCATG GCACACTTGTCACCTCATAGCCATACAAAGTTCAACTTCCAGAAGTACATAAACAGGTCACTGGAGGAGGATTTCAAGGTGGTGGTGGGCATCAG CCCGCCAATCTGGTTGTTTGCTATGGTATTCCTGCTACTCAACACCCATG GCTTGTACTCCTATTTTTGGCTGCCATTCATCCCCTTAATT ATCATACTGCTGGTGGGGACCAAGCTGCAAGTGATAATAAGCAAAATGGGGCTGAGAATGATAGAGAGAGGGGAGGTGGTGAGGGGAGTTCCGGTGGTTCAGCCCCGCGACGATCTTTTCTGGTTCAACCGTCCTAGCCTCATTCTCTACCTCATCAACTTCGTCCTCTTTCAG AATGCCTTTCAGCTGGCCTTCTTTGCATGGACTTGG TTTGAATTTGGACTGCGGTCGTGTTTCCATGAGCACTTGGATGATGTGATCATCAGGATCTCCATGGG GATTCTGATAGAAATTCTGTGCAGTTATGTCACTCTCCCTCTCTATGCTCTTGTAACTCAG ATGGGTTCGACGATGAAGCCAACCATATTCAACGAGAGAGTGGCGGCCGCCCTTCGGAACTGGCACCGGACGGCCAAGAAACACGTCAAGGAGCTGACCAAGCAGTCCGGCTCAGTGACACCGATGTCAAGCCGGCCGGCAACGCCATCCCACCACACCTCGCCGGTGCACCTCTTCCGCTTTTACCGGAGAGAGATGGACAGCGTTCAGACGTCGCCGAGGAAATCGAATTTCGACGCCGACCAGCAGTGGGACACCGAGGGCTCGCCGTCCCACCACCACCACGTCGATCTCCAGGATTATATAGAGGAGGAGGATGGCGGATTTAACGCGCCGAGCTCGAGCGGGCAGGTGGCTCCGCTGCCGCAAAAGGAGATCGGCTTGAAAGATTTTTCGTTCGATAGAAGAGGGGCCTGA